The following are from one region of the Camelus dromedarius isolate mCamDro1 chromosome 16, mCamDro1.pat, whole genome shotgun sequence genome:
- the ARL5C gene encoding putative ADP-ribosylation factor-like protein 5C isoform X1 yields the protein MGQLIAKLMGIFGKQERKVIIVGLDNAGKTTILYQLPKRKNWLWIWLGSVAPRLAESGTCAGLTNEVVHTCPTIGSNVEEIVLQKTHFLMWDIGGQEALRSTWNTYYSNTEFIILVIDSTDRDWLLTTREELYKMLAHEALRDASVLIFANKQDMKDSMTTVEISQFLTLSAIKDHPWHIQGCCALTGEGLVTVSPGPTNGADHQNLLLSLSCQNLAQCWLLGQESRAPTPG from the exons ATGGGACAACTGATCGCCAAATTGATGGGCATATTTGGGAAACAGG AGCGCAAGGTTATCATCGTGGGACTAGACAATGCAGGAAAGACCACCATTCTCTACCAGTT acCCAAAAGGAAGAACTGGCTTTGGATCTGGCTGGGCTCTGTAGCTCCTAGGCTAGCAGAGTCTGGCACATGTGCTGG cCTGACGAATGAGGTGGTCCATACATGTCCCACCATTGGTAGCAACGTGGAAGAGATTGTTCTGCAAAAGACCCACTTCCTCATGTGGGACATAGGGGGACAGGAGGCTCTGCGTTCCACCTGGAACACGTACTACTCCAACACTGAG TTCATCATCCTTGTGATTGACAGCACGGACCGGGATTGGCTGCTGACCACTCGGGAAGAGCTGTATAAGATGCTGGCCCATGAG GCTCTTCGAGATGCTTCCGTCCTGATCTTTGCCAACAAGCAGGACATGAAGGACTCTATGACCACCGTGGAGATCTCCCAATTCCTCACTCTTAGTGCCATCAAAGACCACCCATGGCATATACAGGGCTGCTGTGCCCTCACCGGGGAAGGGTTAGTGACTGTCTCACCTGGCCCAACCAATGGAGCTGACCATCAGAAccttctcctgtctctctcctgtcaGAATCTGGCTCAGTGTTGGCTGCTGGGTCAAGAGAGCAGAGCACCCACCCCTGGTTAA
- the ARL5C gene encoding putative ADP-ribosylation factor-like protein 5C isoform X4 has product MLGPSPDPLDQNLHFSKMPSLTNEVVHTCPTIGSNVEEIVLQKTHFLMWDIGGQEALRSTWNTYYSNTEFIILVIDSTDRDWLLTTREELYKMLAHEALRDASVLIFANKQDMKDSMTTVEISQFLTLSAIKDHPWHIQGCCALTGEGLVTVSPGPTNGADHQNLLLSLSCQNLAQCWLLGQESRAPTPG; this is encoded by the exons atgctgggccccagcccagacccactggatcagaatctgcattttagcaagatgCCCAG cCTGACGAATGAGGTGGTCCATACATGTCCCACCATTGGTAGCAACGTGGAAGAGATTGTTCTGCAAAAGACCCACTTCCTCATGTGGGACATAGGGGGACAGGAGGCTCTGCGTTCCACCTGGAACACGTACTACTCCAACACTGAG TTCATCATCCTTGTGATTGACAGCACGGACCGGGATTGGCTGCTGACCACTCGGGAAGAGCTGTATAAGATGCTGGCCCATGAG GCTCTTCGAGATGCTTCCGTCCTGATCTTTGCCAACAAGCAGGACATGAAGGACTCTATGACCACCGTGGAGATCTCCCAATTCCTCACTCTTAGTGCCATCAAAGACCACCCATGGCATATACAGGGCTGCTGTGCCCTCACCGGGGAAGGGTTAGTGACTGTCTCACCTGGCCCAACCAATGGAGCTGACCATCAGAAccttctcctgtctctctcctgtcaGAATCTGGCTCAGTGTTGGCTGCTGGGTCAAGAGAGCAGAGCACCCACCCCTGGTTAA
- the ARL5C gene encoding putative ADP-ribosylation factor-like protein 5C isoform X3, which yields MGQLIAKLMGIFGKQERKVIIVGLDNAGKTTILYQLPKRKNWLWIWLGSVAPRLAESGTCAGLTNEVVHTCPTIGSNVEEIVLQKTHFLMWDIGGQEALRSTWNTYYSNTEFIILVIDSTDRDWLLTTREELYKMLAHEALRDASVLIFANKQDMKDSMTTVEISQFLTLSAIKDHPWHIQGCCALTGEGLPAGLQWMQSRATAN from the exons ATGGGACAACTGATCGCCAAATTGATGGGCATATTTGGGAAACAGG AGCGCAAGGTTATCATCGTGGGACTAGACAATGCAGGAAAGACCACCATTCTCTACCAGTT acCCAAAAGGAAGAACTGGCTTTGGATCTGGCTGGGCTCTGTAGCTCCTAGGCTAGCAGAGTCTGGCACATGTGCTGG cCTGACGAATGAGGTGGTCCATACATGTCCCACCATTGGTAGCAACGTGGAAGAGATTGTTCTGCAAAAGACCCACTTCCTCATGTGGGACATAGGGGGACAGGAGGCTCTGCGTTCCACCTGGAACACGTACTACTCCAACACTGAG TTCATCATCCTTGTGATTGACAGCACGGACCGGGATTGGCTGCTGACCACTCGGGAAGAGCTGTATAAGATGCTGGCCCATGAG GCTCTTCGAGATGCTTCCGTCCTGATCTTTGCCAACAAGCAGGACATGAAGGACTCTATGACCACCGTGGAGATCTCCCAATTCCTCACTCTTAGTGCCATCAAAGACCACCCATGGCATATACAGGGCTGCTGTGCCCTCACCGGGGAAGG gctgCCTGCTGGGCTCCAGTGGATGCAATCTCGGGCCACTGCCAACTGA
- the ARL5C gene encoding putative ADP-ribosylation factor-like protein 5C isoform X5: MGQLIAKLMGIFGKQERKVIIVGLDNAGKTTILYQFLTNEVVHTCPTIGSNVEEIVLQKTHFLMWDIGGQEALRSTWNTYYSNTEFIILVIDSTDRDWLLTTREELYKMLAHEALRDASVLIFANKQDMKDSMTTVEISQFLTLSAIKDHPWHIQGCCALTGEGLPAGLQWMQSRATAN, from the exons ATGGGACAACTGATCGCCAAATTGATGGGCATATTTGGGAAACAGG AGCGCAAGGTTATCATCGTGGGACTAGACAATGCAGGAAAGACCACCATTCTCTACCAGTT cCTGACGAATGAGGTGGTCCATACATGTCCCACCATTGGTAGCAACGTGGAAGAGATTGTTCTGCAAAAGACCCACTTCCTCATGTGGGACATAGGGGGACAGGAGGCTCTGCGTTCCACCTGGAACACGTACTACTCCAACACTGAG TTCATCATCCTTGTGATTGACAGCACGGACCGGGATTGGCTGCTGACCACTCGGGAAGAGCTGTATAAGATGCTGGCCCATGAG GCTCTTCGAGATGCTTCCGTCCTGATCTTTGCCAACAAGCAGGACATGAAGGACTCTATGACCACCGTGGAGATCTCCCAATTCCTCACTCTTAGTGCCATCAAAGACCACCCATGGCATATACAGGGCTGCTGTGCCCTCACCGGGGAAGG gctgCCTGCTGGGCTCCAGTGGATGCAATCTCGGGCCACTGCCAACTGA
- the ARL5C gene encoding putative ADP-ribosylation factor-like protein 5C isoform X2, with translation MGQLIAKLMGIFGKQERKVIIVGLDNAGKTTILYQFLTNEVVHTCPTIGSNVEEIVLQKTHFLMWDIGGQEALRSTWNTYYSNTEFIILVIDSTDRDWLLTTREELYKMLAHEALRDASVLIFANKQDMKDSMTTVEISQFLTLSAIKDHPWHIQGCCALTGEGLVTVSPGPTNGADHQNLLLSLSCQNLAQCWLLGQESRAPTPG, from the exons ATGGGACAACTGATCGCCAAATTGATGGGCATATTTGGGAAACAGG AGCGCAAGGTTATCATCGTGGGACTAGACAATGCAGGAAAGACCACCATTCTCTACCAGTT cCTGACGAATGAGGTGGTCCATACATGTCCCACCATTGGTAGCAACGTGGAAGAGATTGTTCTGCAAAAGACCCACTTCCTCATGTGGGACATAGGGGGACAGGAGGCTCTGCGTTCCACCTGGAACACGTACTACTCCAACACTGAG TTCATCATCCTTGTGATTGACAGCACGGACCGGGATTGGCTGCTGACCACTCGGGAAGAGCTGTATAAGATGCTGGCCCATGAG GCTCTTCGAGATGCTTCCGTCCTGATCTTTGCCAACAAGCAGGACATGAAGGACTCTATGACCACCGTGGAGATCTCCCAATTCCTCACTCTTAGTGCCATCAAAGACCACCCATGGCATATACAGGGCTGCTGTGCCCTCACCGGGGAAGGGTTAGTGACTGTCTCACCTGGCCCAACCAATGGAGCTGACCATCAGAAccttctcctgtctctctcctgtcaGAATCTGGCTCAGTGTTGGCTGCTGGGTCAAGAGAGCAGAGCACCCACCCCTGGTTAA